From a region of the Zingiber officinale cultivar Zhangliang chromosome 10B, Zo_v1.1, whole genome shotgun sequence genome:
- the LOC122029341 gene encoding putative serine/threonine-protein kinase isoform X1 yields the protein MTCSCFRALLSRTKHHHNSEQEAGWYPSNKNIKLFSYRKLRSATNNFHPSNRIGRGGFGTVYKGILGNGVAVAVKVLSTESKQGIKEFLTEIDTITNVRHPNLVELLGCCVEESSRILVYEYVENSSLDRALLGMTVDTTNLNWKNRSAICIGTATGLAYLHEELEPPTVHRDIKASNILLDSNFAPKIGDFGLAKLFPDNITHISTRVAGTNGYLAPEYAMKGQLTKKADVYSFGVLLIEIISGRSSSKTYWSGMGQPLLQWTWQLFKEGKLKELVDPSLGEYPEEHVMKFIKVALFCTQAAAGRRPSMPQVVEMLSRPIKLNEEELTPPGYIDIPSKINHGSRGTTSSNFQLKKSAAGDSTNLLMSTSDTSTEISPR from the exons ATGACCTGTTCTTGCTTCCGTGCTTTACTATCAAGGACAAAACATCATCACAATTCTGAGCAAGAAGCAGGAT GGTATCCATCCAACAAGAACATAAAGCTTTTCTCCTACAGAAAACTGAGATCAGCTACAAATAATTTTCATCCGAGCAATAGGATAGGCCGTGGTGGGTTTGGAACAGTGTATAAG GGGATACTTGGAAATGGAGTAGCAGTTGCAGTGAAGGTACTATCCACAGAATCCAAACAAGGAATTAAGGAATTCTTGACTGAGATTGATACCATCACAAATGTGAGGCATCCGAACCTTGTTGAGCTTTTAGGTTGCTGTGTTGAAGAAAGTAGTCGCATTCTTGTGTACGAGTATGTGGAGAACAGTAGTCTTGATCGTGCATTGCTTG GAATGACTGTTGACACAACCAATCTGAATTGGAAAAATAGATCAGCTATTTGCATTGGCACTGCTACAGGTCTTGCATATCTTCATGAAGAACTTGAACCCCCTACCGTGCACAGAGATATTAAAGCTAGCAATATTCTTCTTGACAGTAACTTTGCCCCTAAAATAGGAGATTTTGGTTTGGCAAAACTTTTCCCTGATAATATTACACATATCAGTACACGAGTAGCTGGAACAAA TGGCTATTTGGCGCCAGAGTATGCCATGAAGGGCCAATTAACTAAGAAGGCCGATGTATACAGTTTTGGCGTGCTTCTAATTGAAATAATTAGTGGCAGGAGTAGTTCAAAGACATACTGGTCAGGGATGGGGCAACCTCTCTTACAATGG ACATGGCAGCTTTTCAAGGAAGGGAAGCTTAAAGAATTGGTAGATCCATCACTTGGTGAATATCCAGAAGAGCATGTCATGAAATTCATCAAAGTTGCACTCTTCTGCACGCAAGCGGCTGCCGGGCGAAGACCTTCAATGCCCCAGGTGGTAGAGATGCTGTCGAGGCCCATTAAACTAAACGAGGAAGAGCTGACGCCTCCAGGTTACATCGATATCCCTTCAAAGATAAACCATGGTTCAAGAGGTACAACCTCCAGTAATTTTCAATTGAAGAAATCAGCTGCTGGTGATTCCACTAATTTATTAATGTCGACTTCTGATACCTCAACAGAAATATCACCAAGGTAA
- the LOC122029341 gene encoding putative serine/threonine-protein kinase isoform X2: MTCSCFRALLSRTKHHHNSEQEAGWYPSNKNIKLFSYRKLRSATNNFHPSNRIGRGGFGTVYKGILGNGVAVAVKVLSTESKQGIKEFLTEIDTITNVRHPNLVELLGCCVEESSRILVYEYVENSSLDRALLGMTVDTTNLNWKNRSAICIGTATGLAYLHEELEPPTVHRDIKASNILLDSNFAPKIGDFGLAKLFPDNITHISTRVAGTNGYLAPEYAMKGQLTKKADVYSFGVLLIEIISGRSSSKTYWSGMGQPLLQWTWQLFKEGKLKELVDPSLGEYPEEHVMKFIKVALFCTQAAAGRRPSMPQVVEMLSRPIKLNEEELTPPGYIDIPSKINHGSREISPR, from the exons ATGACCTGTTCTTGCTTCCGTGCTTTACTATCAAGGACAAAACATCATCACAATTCTGAGCAAGAAGCAGGAT GGTATCCATCCAACAAGAACATAAAGCTTTTCTCCTACAGAAAACTGAGATCAGCTACAAATAATTTTCATCCGAGCAATAGGATAGGCCGTGGTGGGTTTGGAACAGTGTATAAG GGGATACTTGGAAATGGAGTAGCAGTTGCAGTGAAGGTACTATCCACAGAATCCAAACAAGGAATTAAGGAATTCTTGACTGAGATTGATACCATCACAAATGTGAGGCATCCGAACCTTGTTGAGCTTTTAGGTTGCTGTGTTGAAGAAAGTAGTCGCATTCTTGTGTACGAGTATGTGGAGAACAGTAGTCTTGATCGTGCATTGCTTG GAATGACTGTTGACACAACCAATCTGAATTGGAAAAATAGATCAGCTATTTGCATTGGCACTGCTACAGGTCTTGCATATCTTCATGAAGAACTTGAACCCCCTACCGTGCACAGAGATATTAAAGCTAGCAATATTCTTCTTGACAGTAACTTTGCCCCTAAAATAGGAGATTTTGGTTTGGCAAAACTTTTCCCTGATAATATTACACATATCAGTACACGAGTAGCTGGAACAAA TGGCTATTTGGCGCCAGAGTATGCCATGAAGGGCCAATTAACTAAGAAGGCCGATGTATACAGTTTTGGCGTGCTTCTAATTGAAATAATTAGTGGCAGGAGTAGTTCAAAGACATACTGGTCAGGGATGGGGCAACCTCTCTTACAATGG ACATGGCAGCTTTTCAAGGAAGGGAAGCTTAAAGAATTGGTAGATCCATCACTTGGTGAATATCCAGAAGAGCATGTCATGAAATTCATCAAAGTTGCACTCTTCTGCACGCAAGCGGCTGCCGGGCGAAGACCTTCAATGCCCCAGGTGGTAGAGATGCTGTCGAGGCCCATTAAACTAAACGAGGAAGAGCTGACGCCTCCAGGTTACATCGATATCCCTTCAAAGATAAACCATGGTTCAAGAG AAATATCACCAAGGTAA
- the LOC122029234 gene encoding uncharacterized protein LOC122029234 codes for MFEQLNFPEDCEIVSVEEGEEQSDAIYNISEGEGMEELQCNMNTILMENVFICERKEDHGGLDQVRGTEHKYKYPKISLNANIYGKLMKKSLGINPHANAAKGKHKGGIEEIKRLQAELETQQVRNNEEKQIREQAIQLVEENLKLKHEIKEWEHKYKRIEEEVMNLDRMIFEKEDLRKEIQKLKEDSAYQKGKQIKDNEDEEEINMLLIDKTQKVLTLSSPEVTPSRKAKNMLYNLRHRGDDVLCRPEFSSSTTLEENPFLVHFSGITLKTTARKKLKGGRMIIGENTFRIPYTCIPHELRGKYPNDPRLQLHKGNVGRSQNRRKHVASIEELELEEDDYIKIQELVYYFTGETQKYFKDKFVDILSELRAQGYIGEDPLKHLSKNQVVCQLDIKNSDFTTEDRPLKHLTPQMKESFSKHVKALLDIGVIRPSKSRHRTTAIIVNSGTTIDPKIGQEVKGKERMVFNYRHLNDITNKDQYSLPGINTILKKKNQIAAPHNQENHSVQQERLNHKKRVKIMAGMEGEKTGPATYDCRSPPRAQGKAQLEGGNPPPKDDTQDLVQLYRVKVEEIKERTKIGLRLDILHEAERLLGQIQKEAAQQAIKSLQQYRVIHSIKLQEYKQ; via the exons ATGTTTGAGCAACTCAACTTCCCTGAAGACTGTGAGATAGTATcagtagaagaaggagaagaacaaaGCGATGCCATCTACAACATTTCTGAAGGAGAAGGTATGGAAGAATTACAATGTAACATGAATACGATACTAATGGAAAATGTCTTTATCTGCGAGAGGAAGGAAGATCATGGTGGATTGGACCAAGTTCGGGGTACAGAGCACAAGTACAAGTATCCTAAAATCAGTTTGAATGCAAACATTTATGGGAAATTAATGAAGAAGTCCCTGGGGATCAATCCACATGCCAATGCTGCAAAAGGAAAACACAAAGGAGGCATAGAAG AAATCAAGAGACTTCAAGCAGAACTGGAAACCCAGCAAGTCAGAAATAATGAAGAAAAACAAATCCGGGAGCAAGCAATACAGCTGGTTgaagaaaatttaaaactcaagcaTGAAATTAAGGAGTGGGAGCACAAGTACAAAAGGATTGAAGAAGAAGTCATGAATCTTGACAGAATGATATTTGAGAAAGAGGATTTAAGAAAGGAAATCCAGAAATTAAAGGAGGACTCGGCTTACCAAAAAGGAAAGCAGATAAAAGATAATGAAGATGAGGAAGAAATAAATATGCTCCTTATTGATAAAACTCAAAAGGTCCTCACATTGTCATCCCCCGAGGTAACTCCCTCAAGAAAAGCTAAGAACATGCTGTATAATTTAAG ACACAGGGGCGACGACGTGTTGTGTAGACCAGAATTCAGTTCGAGCACAACACTTGAAGAAAATCCATTTCTTGTACATTTTAGCGGGATTACCTTAAAAACTACGGCAAGGAAGAAGCTGAAAGGTGGAAGAATGATAATTGGGGAAAACACTTTCAGGATCCCTTACACATGCATTCCCCATGAACTTAGGGGAAAATATCCAAATGATCCTCGATTGCAACTTCATAAGGGCAATGTAGGGAGGAGTCAGAATAGAAGGAAACACG TAGCCTCAATTGAAGAACTGGAATTAGAAGAAGATGATTATATCAAGATTCAGGAGCTTGTATACTATTTCACGGGAGAAACACAAAAGTATTTTAAAGACAAATTTGTAGATATTCTATCAGAACTTCGAGCTCAAGGATATATTGGTGAAGACCCCTTAAAACATTTGAGTAAGAACCAGGTGGTATGCCAATTGGATATTAAAAATTCAGATTTTACAACTGAAGATAGACCATTAAAGCACCTTACTCCTCAAATGAAAGAATCATTTTCTAAACATGTCAAGGCACTGTTGGACATCGGTGTTATAAGGCCAAGCAAAAGTAGACACCGAACCACAGCGATTATTGTTAATTCCGGAACGACTATTGATCCAAAAATAGGGCAGGAAGTTAAAGGTAAAGAACGGATGGTGTTCAACTACAGACATCTAAATGATATCACCAACAAGGATCAATATAGCTTACCTGGCATCAATACTATCCTTAAAAAG AAGAATCAAATTGCAGCCCCACATAATCAAGAAAATCATTCAGTTCAACAAGAAAGACTTAACCATAAAAAGAGGGTTAAGATCATGGCTGG GATGGAAGGAGAAAAAACTGGACCAGCTACATATGATTGCAGGAGCCCTCCTAGAGCTCAGGGAAAAGCCCAACTTGAAGGCGGAAACCCACCTCCAAAAGATGATACTCAAGACCTTGTCCAGCTATACAGAGTTAAAGTTGAAGAAATCAAGGAAAGAACCAAGATTGGACTCAGGCTTGATATCCTCCATGAAGCAGAAAGGTTGCTGGGCCAAATCCAAAAAGAAGCAGCCCAGCAGGCTATTAAGTCACTACAACAATACAGGGTAATACACTCCATCAAGCTTCAAGAGTATAAGCAATGA